From a single Stomoxys calcitrans chromosome 4, idStoCalc2.1, whole genome shotgun sequence genomic region:
- the LOC106083928 gene encoding integrator complex subunit 2: MQDVTARVFAAMQNLDITALSTYPQNEIRPVLPALVRMSLLSPLDNTKSSMESRKQILAVLIGIEIVNSIVSYLQVNYHELEQELKKELQARQKSMYYDGQQEFGLQTGIALGFERADVTRKVRVVLSEIFNVQWQLSEQKSGVLVHSEILDDGIYLEEVVDILCIALAELPSLLNILELTDTLVQVPNGHRIICALVANFPDCYRDVITHVIINCDEESNEGKQKLMLLMALSEINPTQALSTRAICVEILKVPSFMLKLCLKYPQDLISFLTGMLLGNDQNVRTWFAEYVHSSQKRKGDALIMVRAELLQQLLNIMQMANCSSTEGEDYTVQGAVIMRLYCALRGIAGLKFNDDEVNSLAQLVTSRPQPSPSGMRFVSLALCMLIACPSLVSTTGLENKAIEWLQWLIKEDVFFGKRSDASTSLGEMLLLLAIHFHSNQISAIGELVCSTLAMKIPIRPNSTNRIKQVFTQDLFTEQVVASHAVRVPVTLKLNANIPGYLPVHCIHQLLKSRAFLKHKVPIKTWIYKQICNSVRPLHPVMPALIDVYVNTLIVPNPQGKVNVDHMHKSFSESEILHIFRSSNCGSHVIGDIISVPRIGGTPSNASETDDLSKYQVQCPLTAQLLMLYYLVLYEDTRISNLSNAALSGRKLKEYTNSFLSELPMKYLLQKAQQFHNEYVGIFHPLLRLIVSNYPHLSMVDDWLEEHCQSRNKVIRRAPNFSAKISESLKRIDFDKLDTEPGKAIPVLKALLKLPAEELAQNSDVIVRNLPKVFQQKVPRSIKNLYLDIWLRLNGVLPISFWRKSLASIMASEDYISRCSFVMDNSLDPLKVLRCSREVFQCPHTLIILLRILQGSLAASKAHLNIQMQSKQIIDKNGQVQIDTDREELKTALIASQESASVHILLEVLADMHTNSFDRVSSLELRETQGIICSFIHQSFISEPSLAKLVHFQTYPREVIPMMVKGVPSMHICIDFLHEFLSMPEMDKQVFTIDLTSHLVLKYAIPKSLSVSKFCINTIQSALSLLSTEAKCKYLRNILPSLIRFAEAFPILTDDCVNILMLTGRSLYSQSTLGINSTQMQLTANSRHKCFKEAPRYIAMIEEAFETLITKIVNKVELY; encoded by the exons atgcaggATGTTACGGCCCGAGTGTTTGCCGCAatgcaaaatttggatataactgccctgAGTACCTATCCCCAGAATGAAATACGGCCTGTGCTACCGGCTTTGGTTCGTATGAGCCTTCTTTCGCCACTGGACAATACGAAGTCCTCAATGGAATCCCGTAAACAAATTTTGGCCGTGCTTATTGGCATAGAAATTGTAAATAGCATTGTATCATATTTGCAAGTAAATTATCATGAGCTGGAACAAGAACTCAAGAAGGAGCTTCAGGCACGTCAAAAGTCTATGTATTATGATGGCCAGCAGGAATTCGGTTTACAAACTGGAATAGCATTGGGCTTCGAAAGGGCTGATGTGACGCGAAAAGTTCGTGTTGTTCTATCCGAAATTTTCAACGTCCAATGGCAATTGTCTGAACAAAAATCGGGAGTTTTGGTACACTCTGAAATATTAGATGATGGCATATACCTGGAAGAAGTAGTCGACATACTCTGTATTGCACTTGCCGAACTTCCTTCGCTGCTTAATATTTTGGAATTAACCGATACGCTGGTACAAGTGCCAAATGGACACCGCATCATATGTGCGCTGGTAGCCAATTTCCCAGATTGTTATCGAGATGTCATAACCCACGTGATTATTAACTGCGACGAAGAGTCAAATGAGGGAAAACAAAAACTTATGCTTTTGATGGCTCTGAGCGAGATAAATCCCACACAAGCGCTTTCAACCAGAGCCATATGTGTGGAAATATTGAAGGTGCCCTCATTTATGCTAAAATTGTGCTTGAAATATCCACAAGACTTG ATTTCTTTTTTGACTGGCATGTTACTGGGTAACGATCAAAATGTTCGCACCTGGTTTGCCGAATACGTTCACTCAAGTCAGAAAAGGAAAGGGGACGCGTTAATCATGGTAAGAGCCGAGTTGCTGCAGCAGCTGCTTAACATTATGCAAATGGCCAATTGTAGTAGTACTGAGGGCGAAGATTACACAGTTCAAGGTGCTGTAATAATGCGATTGTACTGTGCTTTGCGAGGCATTGCTGGCTTAAA ATTTAATGATGACGAAGTGAATTCGTTAGCCCAATTAGTCACAAGCAGACCACAGCCCTCGCCTTCTGGCATGCGATTTGTTTCTTTGGCTTTATGCATGTTGATTGCCTGCCCTTCCTTGGTCTCTACAACAGGTCTAGAGAACAAGGCTATTGAATGGCTACAGTGGCTTATTAAGGAGGATGTGTTCTTTGGCAAAAGATCTGATGCAAGCACGTCACTTGGAGAAATGCTGCTCTTGCTGGCCATCCATTTTCATAGCAATCAGATATCCGCAATTGGAGAGTTAGTGTGTTCAACGTTAGCTATGAAAATACCGATACGACCGAACAGCACCAATCGAATTAAGCAAGTGTTTACGCAAGACCTTTTCACGGAGCAGGTCGTAGCTTCTCATGCTGTTCGAGTACCGGTCACCTTAAAATTGAATGCAAATATTCCTGGTTATTTGCCCGTTCATTGTATTCATCAGTTGCTCAAGTCAAGGGCCTTCCTTAAGCACAAGGTGCCCATAAAGACTTGGATATACAAACAAATATGCAACTCTGTGCGTCCACTTCATCCGGTAATGCCGGCTCTGATTGATGTGTATGTCAACACTTTGATAGTGCCAAATCCGCAGGGAAAAGTTAATGTTGACCATATGCACAAATCCTTTTCGgaaagtgaaattttacacattttccGGTCCAGCAATTGCGGTTCGCATGTAATAGGGGACATCATATCCGTGCCTCGTATTGGTGGAACACCATCAAACGCTTCTGAAACGGATGATTTATCCAAGTACCAGGTACAATGCCCACTTACTGCCCAGCTTTTGATGCTCTATTATTTGGTACTCTATGAGGATACCCGTATATCTAATTTATCCAATGCCGCTTTGAGTGGCCGCAAACTCAAAGAGTATACTAACAGTTTCCTTTCTGAATTACCCATGAAGTATTTGCTGCAAAAGGCACAACAATTTCACAACGAGTATGTGGGCATATTTCATCCTCTGCTAAGACTGATTGTCTCAAATTATCCTCACCTTAGTATGGTAGATGATTGGCTAGAGGAACATTGTCAGAGTCGTAACAAGGTCATTCGTCGTGCACCGAATTTCTCTGCCAAAATTAGTGAATCCCTAAAGCGAATTGATTTCGATAAACTTGATACTGAGCCTGGAAAGGCGATCCCCGTTTTAAAGGCCCTACTCAAATTGCCGGCCGAAGAGTTAGCTCAAAATTCGGATGTCATTGTAAGAAATTTACCCaaagtttttcaacaaaaagTTCCAcgttccattaaaaatttgtatttggatATTTGGCTACGCTTGAATGGAGTGCTGCCCATTAGTTTTTGGCGCAAATCATTGGCTTCCATTATGGCATCGGAGGACTATATTAGTCGGTGTTCATTTGTAATGGACAATAGTTTAGACCCTCTTAAGGTGCTTCGGTGTAGTCGCGAGGTATTCCAATGCCCTCACACTCTAATAATCTTGCTACGAATTCTACAGGGCAGTTTGGCTGCCTCTAAAGCTCATCTCAATATACAAATGCAATCTAAGCAGATAATAGATAAAAATGGCCAGGTGCAGATTGATACGGACAGAGAGGAATTGAAAACTGCATTAATTGCTTCCCAGGAGAGCGCCTCAGTTCATATACTACTCGAGGTTTTGGCCGATATGCATACCAACAGCTTCGATCGCGTTTCATCACTCGAGTTGCGTGAAACACAAGGCATAATTTGTTCTTTCATCCATCAATCGTTCATTTCGGAACCTTCATTGGCAAAACTTGTCCATTTCCAAACATACCCCCGCGAGGTTATTCCCATGATGGTCAAAGGAGTCCCCTCCATGCATATTTGCATCGACTTCTTGCACGAATTCCTAAGCATGCCCGAGATGGATAAACAGGTTTTCACCATCGATCTCACTTCCCATCTTGTCTTAAAGTATGCCATACCCAAGAGTTTGAGtgtgtcgaaattttgcattaacacCATACAGTCGGCACTTTCTCTTCTCTCCACCGAGGCCAAGTGTAAGTATCTTCGTAATATTTTGCCATCTTTAATACGTTTCGCTGAGGCATTTCCAATTTTAACCGATGACTGCGTCAACATATTGATGCTAACGGGCCGAAGTCTTTATTCACAAAGTACTCTTGGTATAAATTCAACGCAGATGCAATTGACGGCAAATTCTAGGCATAAATGCTTCAAGGAAGCCCCACGATACATAGCTATGATTGAGGAAGCGTTCGAAACGTTGATTACAAAAATAGTGAATAAAGTCGAACTGTATTAA